The Primulina eburnea isolate SZY01 unplaced genomic scaffold, ASM2296580v1 ctg739_ERROPOS11973397, whole genome shotgun sequence sequence CATCCTTCCTCGCGTAAAGCAATCGCTTTCCTTTAAACACAAACATTCCTCCCTGACCATTGAACCAACATTGTCGAGCCATATTATGGATCTCATCTTCATACTACTTTTTAGTGTGAAAACGTTGACAACGAAACGATACCTGTTGCAGGACGCTGCTTCTGTCATCGGGGGTGGCCTTAATCGTGTAATTCTTCATAGCTTTTTTCAGTTCCCCAATTCTTGAAAACACCTTAGTCTATATAAAGCAAATGCAGTCGAAAATTGAGTCTCAAAAAAAGGAAAATAGGAAAGATTTAGTGGAGTACATACGCTGGCTGGGTTGAAAAATGTACGACCAAGGCCATAATACAACCCCAAAAGATCATAAGCCTGAGTTAGATACCAGCAAAGTAGAAGAAAAACTTAGAACAAAGCACATGGAAATCGGATGAATTCAAATAGAGCAATAGATTATTACCTTACGATCAGGATCAGCATAAAGGATATCCATCGGGAAGGGTAACTGCACGCAGTTGCATACTGTCAGATTACAACAGTGATAAATGTGTGCCCCAAGTATAAACATCGTGAAGTCTATCCTATATAAGTAGCAcaacagattgttacagaagCAGCAAAATAATTCACCCTTTCAGCAAGAATACGAGCTTTGTCAGGAGTACCAACACCAACAGCAATTAGCTTCACACCAGCTGAGTCGAACCGCTCTTTTGATTCTTTGAGTGCTGAGGCAAGTTCCCAGCTAAAGGATGGAAAAGAAAGAAGCGTGTCTATAAGGCCAGACTTGGGATTTCCACAGTTATTTAGCAAAATGAATTTCGTGGTACGTGTAGTTCTTTAGTATTTACCAACAAAAACATCCGAAATGTCTCAAAAGTGCAACAACAGCGATTCCCTGGAAATGGAGAATTATTCTCAAATTGCCAAATAACATTATGTCGAATTTTAATAAACCTTAGACTTCAGCAGTTAAGGTCACACACAAAATTAATTCATTCACAGGAATAAGTCTAACAAGTTCGAATTTATACGCAATAGAAGATCAAGAAGACCATATATGTTTAAAACAGATTCATCGGAGTCAGCATATTGAACGACAATCAGATGACCACAAC is a genomic window containing:
- the LOC140821965 gene encoding thioredoxin-like protein AAED1, chloroplastic — its product is MARVISPRLLASSPATQTLSPFTHIGSSLFPSNLPAISAKSIWKALPLYSGNTRPGRPLMATASSACVSDNIAEVLGEIGILTASGEPVKFKDLWDQQEGIAVVALLRHFGCFCCWELASALKESKERFDSAGVKLIAVGVGTPDKARILAERLPFPMDILYADPDRKAYDLLGLYYGLGRTFFNPASTKVFSRIGELKKAMKNYTIKATPDDRSSVLQQGGMFVFKGKRLLYARKDEGTGDHASLDQVFDVCCKATAA